A single genomic interval of Methanomassiliicoccus sp. harbors:
- the smc gene encoding chromosome segregation protein SMC has protein sequence MYLKQIELENFKSFGKKLSVPLLEGYTAVTGPNGSGKSNISDAILFVLGPKSSRAIRAGRLTDLIFNGGNNKQPANYCKVSLVFDNKDRMIPIDDDLVRLTRLIKLSSEGDGYSSYFYVNDRKSSLSEFDMLLSNARISADGYNFVQQGDVTRMVTMSNLERRRVLEDISGISKFDEEILKAQRERDETDANIDRISIILSELQRQIDQLEQEREVAMTYLRTKETLVRSKAQLAHRQREAAEADISSTQRQIGNIEAEIRKLRDRKVQIAERVKQLDESMVAVDKELDAKGGKEFRDLKEKIDAIRILVARSDDRVANADATMVDLKEQQVALKEDNDTTSSEVRSMISQYDEKAKLLGRKVADLVKCKEALADVQGQISACDTELAELEKDIASKEKDVRDREGVLNRQGMERERLEGRVQRMEADLSAVDEDIKAQEFGVTDLEWRIREIKDQDRGSGKELKGLQEEYLQKRNAESRISRESDELEQAIKALHRELSRLKAEEEAAGEIARGYNRAVRGIIEARDSRTIRGIHGTIAELAEVDPQYQTALNVAAGNRMQAIVVDDDEVASQCIQHLKRYGFGRATFLPLTKMLDGRPRGKAIMAAKEAVGFAIDLVKFDEKYRAAFWYVLGDTVVVDTLDRARRLMGGVRLVTSGGELLEASGAMVGGNVEQSQLKFGAASKGRLEEVSAKLDAAIEASNRSHEELRQLRADMLALEGRIREITGAGGASSVTLKALEGQREEIRSKLAILRSEREKKQVEMAQTAAAVKQLTESMREGEEEIITRRTGRDEARARMEKLAPKEMSLKLKALQAEVADLTGSTSELRSERDTLDARIKLTQKRVEELVAAQRQTEEKLSKLKQDREEAVALAARSRTELVALRKIEDSMGEEMNGLRQKKESIFREKTSLEGERDNLSGAVETKGEIIVGLNTRIAQGQARMKELEEELKQLNVEVVLPIPSMEVLRDTIRQCDNAINTMGPVNLKAVDDYEERKRRFDELSGESARLEAQRKDLLRLENELNTKKKTSLNKVFEAVNFNFRKAYAELSQGGEAELIMENKEEPFQGGMAIRAKPKQGKVLRLEALSGGEKSLTALAFIFAIQEYQPSPFYLLDEVDMFLDGINADMVARRVQKSSKTAQFVQISLRKITLTKADHIIGVTKQEGGISHVLMRPNVTDVREFQPELRIPDEKMEEGTL, from the coding sequence CTATTGCAAGGTCTCGCTGGTGTTCGACAACAAGGACCGCATGATCCCCATCGATGATGACCTTGTCCGCCTCACTCGCCTTATCAAGCTCTCCTCTGAGGGGGACGGATACAGCTCATATTTCTACGTTAATGACAGAAAGTCATCCCTGTCCGAGTTCGATATGCTCCTGTCCAACGCCCGCATCAGCGCGGACGGATACAACTTCGTGCAGCAGGGGGACGTAACCAGGATGGTAACGATGTCCAACCTCGAGAGAAGGCGCGTCCTCGAGGACATATCTGGGATATCCAAGTTCGATGAGGAGATCCTCAAGGCCCAGCGGGAGAGGGACGAGACCGACGCCAACATAGACCGCATATCCATCATACTCTCCGAGCTTCAGCGGCAGATAGACCAGCTAGAGCAGGAGAGGGAGGTGGCGATGACCTATCTGCGAACCAAGGAGACCCTTGTACGCTCCAAGGCCCAGCTGGCGCACCGGCAGCGGGAGGCAGCGGAAGCGGACATCTCCAGCACGCAGCGGCAGATTGGCAACATCGAGGCCGAGATACGCAAGCTGCGGGACCGCAAGGTCCAGATCGCAGAGAGAGTGAAGCAGCTGGATGAGTCCATGGTGGCAGTGGACAAGGAACTGGACGCCAAGGGCGGTAAGGAGTTCCGCGATCTCAAGGAGAAGATCGATGCCATAAGGATCTTGGTGGCGCGGTCGGACGATCGCGTTGCCAACGCTGACGCGACCATGGTGGACCTGAAGGAGCAGCAGGTGGCACTTAAGGAGGACAATGATACAACATCCTCTGAGGTGCGGTCGATGATCTCCCAGTATGATGAGAAGGCCAAACTTCTGGGGAGGAAGGTCGCTGACCTCGTCAAGTGCAAGGAGGCCCTTGCTGATGTACAGGGTCAGATAAGTGCATGCGACACCGAGCTGGCAGAACTGGAGAAGGACATTGCCAGCAAGGAGAAGGACGTTCGCGACCGTGAGGGGGTGCTGAACCGCCAGGGAATGGAGAGGGAGCGCCTGGAGGGGCGGGTCCAACGAATGGAGGCCGACCTCTCTGCCGTGGATGAGGACATCAAGGCCCAGGAGTTCGGGGTAACGGACCTGGAGTGGAGGATCAGGGAGATCAAGGACCAGGACCGGGGATCGGGGAAGGAGCTCAAGGGCCTGCAAGAGGAGTATCTGCAGAAGAGGAACGCCGAGTCCCGGATATCACGCGAGTCCGACGAGCTGGAGCAGGCCATAAAGGCCCTTCATCGCGAACTCTCCCGACTGAAGGCTGAGGAGGAGGCCGCAGGGGAGATAGCCCGGGGGTATAATCGGGCGGTGCGCGGGATAATCGAGGCCAGAGATAGCAGGACCATCCGGGGGATCCACGGAACCATCGCGGAGCTCGCGGAGGTAGATCCCCAGTACCAGACCGCCCTCAACGTGGCGGCCGGAAACCGCATGCAGGCCATCGTGGTCGATGACGACGAGGTGGCCTCACAGTGCATCCAGCACCTAAAGAGATACGGTTTCGGCAGGGCTACGTTCCTTCCGCTCACAAAGATGCTTGACGGCCGGCCAAGGGGAAAGGCCATCATGGCCGCCAAGGAGGCTGTGGGGTTCGCCATCGATCTGGTCAAGTTCGATGAGAAGTACCGTGCCGCGTTCTGGTATGTGCTCGGCGACACAGTGGTCGTGGACACGCTGGATAGGGCGCGTCGCCTGATGGGCGGAGTGCGCCTGGTCACCTCTGGGGGAGAGCTCTTGGAGGCATCGGGGGCCATGGTCGGGGGGAACGTGGAGCAGTCCCAGCTGAAGTTCGGAGCGGCTTCCAAAGGACGTCTGGAGGAGGTATCCGCAAAACTGGATGCCGCCATTGAAGCTTCCAACCGATCGCACGAGGAGCTGCGCCAGTTGCGGGCAGACATGCTTGCGCTGGAGGGAAGGATCAGGGAGATCACGGGGGCGGGAGGCGCTTCGTCGGTGACCCTGAAGGCCCTGGAGGGCCAGAGAGAAGAGATACGCTCGAAGCTGGCCATCCTACGCTCCGAGCGGGAGAAGAAACAGGTGGAGATGGCCCAGACCGCTGCGGCGGTAAAGCAGCTCACGGAAAGTATGAGGGAAGGAGAGGAGGAGATCATTACCCGTCGCACCGGGCGTGATGAGGCCCGGGCGAGGATGGAGAAGCTTGCCCCCAAGGAGATGTCCCTCAAGCTCAAAGCATTGCAGGCCGAGGTGGCCGACCTGACCGGGAGCACCTCTGAACTGCGCTCGGAGAGGGACACCTTGGATGCGCGGATCAAGCTCACCCAGAAGCGTGTAGAAGAGTTGGTGGCGGCACAGAGGCAGACCGAGGAGAAGCTGTCCAAACTCAAGCAGGACAGGGAGGAGGCGGTAGCTCTGGCGGCCCGCTCCCGGACGGAGCTGGTGGCCCTTAGGAAGATCGAGGACTCCATGGGTGAGGAGATGAACGGGCTGAGACAGAAGAAGGAGAGCATCTTCCGTGAGAAGACATCCCTTGAGGGGGAGCGCGACAACCTCTCGGGGGCGGTCGAGACCAAAGGGGAGATAATCGTCGGGCTCAACACCCGCATCGCCCAGGGACAGGCGAGGATGAAGGAGCTGGAGGAGGAGCTCAAGCAGCTCAACGTGGAGGTCGTTCTTCCCATACCCTCCATGGAGGTCCTGCGGGACACTATCCGCCAGTGCGATAATGCCATCAACACCATGGGCCCGGTCAACCTCAAGGCGGTCGACGATTACGAGGAACGGAAGAGGAGGTTCGATGAGCTGTCCGGCGAGTCCGCAAGGCTTGAGGCCCAGAGGAAGGACCTGCTCCGCCTGGAGAACGAGCTGAACACCAAGAAGAAGACCTCGCTGAACAAGGTCTTCGAGGCTGTGAACTTCAATTTCAGGAAGGCTTATGCTGAGCTCTCGCAGGGCGGTGAGGCGGAGCTCATCATGGAGAACAAGGAGGAGCCCTTCCAGGGAGGGATGGCCATAAGGGCCAAGCCCAAGCAGGGAAAGGTCCTGAGGCTGGAGGCGCTCAGCGGAGGTGAGAAATCGCTCACCGCGCTGGCGTTCATATTCGCCATCCAGGAGTACCAGCCATCGCCGTTCTACCTTCTCGATGAGGTCGATATGTTCCTGGACGGCATCAACGCGGACATGGTGGCCAGGCGGGTTCAGAAATCATCCAAGACCGCACAGTTCGTTCAGATATCCTTGCGCAAGATCACTCTCACCAAAGCAGACCACATTATCGGAGTAACCAAGCAGGAGGGAGGGATATCGCATGTTCTCATGCGGCCCAACGTCACCGATGTGAGGGAATTCCAGCCCGAGCTCAGGATACCAGATGAAAAGATGGAGGAGGGGACCTTATGA